A stretch of the Carassius carassius chromosome 6, fCarCar2.1, whole genome shotgun sequence genome encodes the following:
- the LOC132141961 gene encoding alpha-2-macroglobulin receptor-associated protein-like: MKMQLIILISLFVIGAMAGKYSKEMNEQKASDKNNNQVEFRIAKLNQVWQKAIRMQLAPVRLSELHSDLKIQEKDELQWKKLKAEGLDEDGEREAKLRRNFNIILAKYGMDGKKDTRALDSNRLKDHDVKDGDTFDDPRLDKLWNKAKTSGKFSDEELQTLQREFHHHKDKLNEYNIVMDTVSRTEEIHKNVISPLEGDTKEHVLHQKHSDLKQRMRDLNQGFERLRKITHEGYSADSEFKEPRVIELWEMAKRSNLTEVELDSLKEELRHFETKVEKHQHYQEQLELSHQKLKHVEALGDKEHIMRNKEKYNALAEKAREMGYKMKKHLQDLTNKISQNGLQHNEL; encoded by the exons ATGAAAATGCAGCTCATCATTTTGATTTCTTTGTTTGTTATCGGAGCAATGGCGGGGAAGTACTccaaagaaatgaatgaacaaaaggcatctgataaaaacaacaaTCAGGTGGAATTCAGGATTGCCAAACTAAACCAGGTTTGGCAAAAGGCGATAAGA ATGCAGCTTGCACCGGTGCGGCTCTCAGAACTGCACAGTGACTTGAAGATCCAGGAGAAAGATGAACTTCAGTGGAAAAAACTGAAAGCAGAAGGGTTGGATGAGGATGGAGAAAGAGAAGCCAAGCTCAGACGCAATTTTAATA TTATTCTAGCAAAGTATGGAATGGATGGGAAAAAAGACACCAGGGCATTGGACAGCAACAGACTTAAAGATCATGATGTTAAAGATGGAGATACATTTGATGACCCGAGGCTGGACAAGCTGTGGAACAAG gccaagacttctggaaagTTCTCTGACGAGGAGCTCCAGACCTTGCAGAGAGAATTCCATCACCACAAAGACAAACTCAATGAGTATAACATTGTCATGGACACTGTAAGCCGGACCGAAG AGATCCATAAGAACGTAATCAGTCCTCTGGAGGGTGACACGAAGGAACATGTTCTCCATCAGAAACATTCAGATCTGAAGCAGAGAATGAGGGACCTTAACCAGGGCTTTGAACGACTCCGTAAGATCACCCATGAGGGTTACAGTGCTGACAGTG AATTTAAGGAGCCAAGAGTCATAGAACTTTGGGAGATGGCAAAAAGATCTAATCTCACTGAAGTCGAACTTGACTCTCTTAAA GAGGAACTTAGACACTTTGAAACAAAGGTTGAGAAGCACCAGCATTATCAGGAGCAGCTGGAACTGTCTCATCAGAAACTGAAGCATGTGGAGGCCTTGGGAGACAAAGAACACATAATGAGAAACAAAGAGAAATACAATGCTCTTGCTGAGAAAGCACGAGAAATGGGATACAAG atgaagaaACACTTGCAGGACTTGACGAATAAGATTTCCCAAAATGGACTGCAACACAATGAACTCtga